One genomic segment of uncultured Fibrobacter sp. includes these proteins:
- the rpsI gene encoding 30S ribosomal protein S9 — protein sequence MATAKTKKIYRGTGRRKNAIAAVILKPGSGKRTINGRDFKDYFHSEVQNMIANLPFAILGNAEEWDVEVTARGGGIAGQMGAVRLGISRALVANDAEVKPALKKEGLMTRDSRAVERKKFGRKKARKHFQFSKR from the coding sequence ATCGCTACCGCAAAAACTAAGAAGATCTACCGCGGCACTGGCCGTCGCAAGAACGCCATCGCTGCTGTGATCCTGAAGCCGGGTTCCGGCAAGCGCACTATCAATGGTCGTGATTTCAAGGATTACTTCCATTCTGAAGTGCAGAACATGATTGCTAACCTTCCGTTCGCCATCCTCGGCAACGCGGAAGAATGGGACGTCGAAGTTACCGCTCGTGGCGGTGGCATCGCTGGCCAGATGGGCGCTGTCCGTCTCGGCATCTCCCGCGCACTGGTTGCTAACGACGCTGAAGTCAAGCCCGCCCTCAAGAAGGAAGGCCTCATGACTCGCGACTCTCGTGCCGTTGAACGTAAGAAGTTCGGCCGCAAGAAGGCTCGTAAGCACTTCCAGTTCAGCAAGCGCTAA
- the rplM gene encoding 50S ribosomal protein L13, with translation MKTITVNPKNVERKWKLVDAAEKPMGRVASEVAKLLMGKHKAIFSPNVDTGDFVVVINAEKVAVTGNKALQKQYFHHTGHIAGERWINFADLMAKHPTAPLEAAIWGMLPHSALGHKMIKKLKIYAGAEHPHAAQKPEVVEL, from the coding sequence ATGAAGACCATTACGGTAAACCCGAAGAACGTCGAACGCAAGTGGAAGCTTGTGGACGCCGCCGAAAAGCCTATGGGTCGCGTTGCCTCTGAAGTTGCAAAGCTCCTGATGGGCAAGCACAAGGCCATCTTCTCCCCGAACGTCGACACTGGCGACTTCGTGGTTGTGATCAACGCTGAAAAAGTTGCTGTTACCGGCAACAAGGCTCTGCAGAAGCAGTACTTCCACCACACCGGTCACATCGCCGGTGAACGCTGGATCAACTTTGCCGACCTCATGGCAAAGCACCCGACTGCACCGCTCGAAGCTGCCATCTGGGGCATGCTCCCGCACAGCGCTCTCGGTCACAAGATGATCAAGAAGCTCAAAATTTATGCCGGTGCCGAACATCCGCACGCCGCGCAGAAACCTGAAGTTGTAGAACTTTAA